A part of Rhodamnia argentea isolate NSW1041297 chromosome 8, ASM2092103v1, whole genome shotgun sequence genomic DNA contains:
- the LOC125316281 gene encoding uncharacterized protein LOC125316281 → MAVRLPCVQAPVAPSLKRCVSRPPPVRAQRFGEEEGISSSSNLVDANLSALRKRIAEAKTKERLERCCKSELGWNYATSGCYSISKRRKDAKRPELFGLLLLVCRNIGLTNIACAFFLCLASIFIHFSQLLDPFL, encoded by the exons ATGGCTGTTCGTCTTCCTTGTGTTCAAGCTCCAGTCGCACCATCTCTCAAGCGCTGTGTGTCGCGGCCTCCGCCAGTTAGAGCTCAGAGAttcggagaagaagaag GGATATCATCGTCCAGCAATCTGGTCGATGCGAATTTGAGCGCCCTAAGGAAGCGGATCGCTGAAGCGAAGACGAAGGAGAGACTGGAGAGGTGTTGCAAAAGCGAGCTCGGGTGGAACTACGCTACGTCCGGATGCTACTCCATATCCAAGCGTAGAAAAGACGCCAAGAGGCCAGAGTTGTTTGGACTCCTACTCTTAGTTTGCCGAAATATCGGCCTAACAAACATTGCCTGTGCATTCTTCCTTTGCTTAGCTTCcatattcattcattttagtcAACTTCTCGACCCTTTCTTGTAA